A stretch of DNA from Trichocoleus sp.:
CTGTTCTCCCGCTCTGGCAGTTTGAATTGCTGCAAGGGTTGATCCTAGGAAGCGAAGAGCGATCGGGAATTCTATTATCTTTGGTCGGCAATAACTAGCAATAACAAACTGCTTTTAGCGTTGCTAATAATTTGATTAAATTGCGATCGAGTTTCTGCATTGTCTCCTAAATCTTCCATTTTTGAGTAACTTTGAAGATCGGTTTCCTCCATTTTCTTATGGCTAAAGGAGGGAATCATTTCTGAATTCAGCAATGCTCCTTTTCGATTGGTTGATGTGAACGCTATCCTAGGAAGCAATACTCAGACCTGGAACGGTGCGGAGCTTCTCAATGGTACAAGTGCCAACTAAAAAAATGACGCTGGAGGAGTTTTTGCAGCAAGCAGAAACAAAGCCTGCCAGTGAGTATATTGGTGGTCAGATTATTCAGAAACCCATGCCGCAAGGGAAACATAGTACGATTCAGGGAGAACTCGTTCCTGCAATTAATGCTGTTGTCAAATCCAAACAATTAGCGCGTGCGTTTCCTGAGTTGCGTTGTACTTTTGGAGGTCGCTCAACGGTACCAGACATTGCAGTTTTTGCTTGGAGTCGAATTCCAAGAGATGAGAATGGGCAAGTTGCCAACGCATTTCTCATTGCTCCAGATTGGACGATTGAAATTTTGTCGCTTGATCAAAGCCAAACAAGGGTAACAAAAAACATTCTCTACTGTTTGAAATATGGAACTCAAATGGGTTGGTTGATTGATCCAGATGAGCAAACCCTGTTTGTTTACCGTCCTAAGCAAGAAACTGAGGTATTTGATGAGCCAAATATACTTTTACCCTTACCAGCTTTCGCGAGTGAGCTAAAACTAACCCTTGGAGAGATGTTTGCCTGGTTGTCAGAATAAAAAGGTTGATCGGAATGCGATCGAAAAACATGCGATCGAAAAACAGCTTCGAGAAGTCTTAATCCAACCAACCCCCTCCGCTCGGCTTTCCTCCCAAAGCAATAATACAAATTCGATAAATTCGATCGCTTGGTAGACATACTCTGCAAATAAAATCCTTTATGTTCAAGAACAGTTTCAGTTTTTGATGCGGATTTAATTATGTTTGGGATGAACCAGCTTAAAACGACAGCTCTCTTGGGCTTGCTCAGTGGCTTAATTGTTTTGGTCAGCTATTACCTGATTGGCAATGAGCAAGGGCTATATATCGGACTTGCTTTTGCCGCATTTACTTCTTTTAGCTCCTGGTATTTTTCGGATCAAGCAGCTCTAGCAACCTATCGCGCCCAACCGTTGCACCGAGAGGAAGCCCCTGAACTTTATGACATCGTGGCAAGTTTGAGCGATCGTGCTGAGATTCCGATGCCCAAGCTGTTTGTTGTCCCAACTGAGTCTCCCAACGCCTTTGCCACCGGACGCGATCCAGACCATGCCTCGATCGCCGTGACGCAAGGAATTTTACAGCTCCTCTCCCGCGAAGAGCTAGAAGGAGTGCTGGCACATGAGCTAACCCACGTCAAAAACCGCGATACGCTGACTCAAGCAGTTGCCGGAACCCTCGCAGGGGCAATTACATTCCTTGGGCGGATTTTGACGCTCGGTGCGCTCTATGGTCCTGTCACCCATGACAGCCGCCGTAACCCAAACCCTTTTGGGCTATTGTTTTTGATTATCCTGGCTCCCCTCTCTGCATCATTAATTCAACTGGCGATCTCTCGGACTCGCGAATATGCTGCTGATCAGGGTTCAGCACAAATTACTGGAAATCCGCTGGCTCTAGTTCACGCGCTGCAAAAGCTAGAGGAAGTTGGACGGCAGATTCCAATGAATGGCAACCCGGCAATGTCACCTTTGCTGATCATCAATCCGCTTTCCACCAAAGGGCTGCAATCGCTGTTTCGCACCCATCCTTCCACCGAGGAGCGAATTCGTCGCCTGACAGAGCTGGCACAACAACGCCAAACTGCTGCAGTCGCGTAAGTTGCAGACAAATCCTCAAATTTCATAGGACTGACATACGACCGCCCCACGCCTGTCACATCCAATTGATATCTTAAATAACAGATAGGTTCACGAAGCACACACTCCTCACACCACACAATGTCCCGGTCTTTGCACCGGGATTTTTAATTTTAAACCCATCATTTAAACCCGTAACGATCGCACCGTTTCAATGACTCCTGCGGCGACTCGATCGATCTCGGCTTCCGTGTTGAAGCGCCCGATGCCAAAGCGAATTGAGGCATAAGCGAGTTGGGGCGATCGATTGAGGGCTGTGAGGACATGAGAAGGGGCGGTTTTGGCAGAAGTGCAGGCAGAGCCAGAGGAAACGGCAACAAGGGGCTGTAAGCCAAGCAAGAGTGCCTGTCCGTCTACAGCTTCAACGCTGATGTTTAAGTTTCCGGCGAGTCGTTGGGTTGGGTGTCCGTTGAGGTGAATGCCGTCTAGTGCCTGTAGTTTTTGCCAGAGCCGAGCGCGCAGTCCACTGATTCTGGCTGTTTCGGGTTCCAGGTCTGCCAGTGCCAGATCAACCGCTTCCGCAAGACCGACAATTTGTGGCGTATAGAGTGTGCCCGATCGCATTCCCCGCTCATGTCCGCCGCCATGCAGTTGAGCCGCTAACTGGACTCTAGGATTGCGCCGCCGCACATATAATGCGCCAATTCCCTTCGGTGCATAAATTTTGTGCCCTGTGAGCGACATTAAATCAATTTGCATTGCTTCAACATTCAGCGGAATTTTGCCGATCGCCTGAGCTGCATCTGTATGAAACAGAACTTGATTCGCTCGACAAATTACCCCAATCTCCGCTAAAGGCTGCAATACGCCAATCTCATTATTTGCCGCCATCACCGACACCAGAATCGTATCGGGACGAATCGCTTTTTCTAGCAGGGTCAAATCTAACAATCCATCTGGTTGGACAGGCAAGTAGGTCACTTCAAAGCCCAGAGACTCCAGATAGCGGCAAGGATCAAGCACCGCATTATGCT
This window harbors:
- a CDS encoding aminotransferase class V-fold PLP-dependent enzyme; protein product: MHRPIYLDCHSTTPVDDRVLEAMLPFFKEHFGNPASSTHLYGWEAEAAVKRSRERLAAAIQAAPEEIVFTSGATEANNLAIKGVAESYFSKGRHLITVQTEHNAVLDPCRYLESLGFEVTYLPVQPDGLLDLTLLEKAIRPDTILVSVMAANNEIGVLQPLAEIGVICRANQVLFHTDAAQAIGKIPLNVEAMQIDLMSLTGHKIYAPKGIGALYVRRRNPRVQLAAQLHGGGHERGMRSGTLYTPQIVGLAEAVDLALADLEPETARISGLRARLWQKLQALDGIHLNGHPTQRLAGNLNISVEAVDGQALLLGLQPLVAVSSGSACTSAKTAPSHVLTALNRSPQLAYASIRFGIGRFNTEAEIDRVAAGVIETVRSLRV
- a CDS encoding Uma2 family endonuclease, with translation MVQVPTKKMTLEEFLQQAETKPASEYIGGQIIQKPMPQGKHSTIQGELVPAINAVVKSKQLARAFPELRCTFGGRSTVPDIAVFAWSRIPRDENGQVANAFLIAPDWTIEILSLDQSQTRVTKNILYCLKYGTQMGWLIDPDEQTLFVYRPKQETEVFDEPNILLPLPAFASELKLTLGEMFAWLSE
- a CDS encoding zinc metalloprotease HtpX, which gives rise to MFGMNQLKTTALLGLLSGLIVLVSYYLIGNEQGLYIGLAFAAFTSFSSWYFSDQAALATYRAQPLHREEAPELYDIVASLSDRAEIPMPKLFVVPTESPNAFATGRDPDHASIAVTQGILQLLSREELEGVLAHELTHVKNRDTLTQAVAGTLAGAITFLGRILTLGALYGPVTHDSRRNPNPFGLLFLIILAPLSASLIQLAISRTREYAADQGSAQITGNPLALVHALQKLEEVGRQIPMNGNPAMSPLLIINPLSTKGLQSLFRTHPSTEERIRRLTELAQQRQTAAVA